In Ananas comosus cultivar F153 linkage group 10, ASM154086v1, whole genome shotgun sequence, the following proteins share a genomic window:
- the LOC109716064 gene encoding uncharacterized protein LOC109716064 isoform X4 gives MMAWSIARAASLMKLRLRLSSSPIPPHLNPSTTLFLSGNPISGRSSELKVLRNYVSLASPVYAQRFRSVFSMQKMIGRSLHLSGRKLFTGTFIGISILGGLLHRPSNIAYAMDVDDYAEPSGYLKDDLNTFWALTRKFQLPVVLLVMVFLGWRRPVTLVVNIILLLFCTRPSPFSIYMFIEQLRQREMRRDPSFHKTKFLYARNVEVEDYKLLCIGEVELRDKKLHVIGILGGWWIFSVSHLA, from the exons ATGATGGCGTGGAGCATAGCGAGAGCGGCGTCGCTCATGAAGCTTCGGCTtcgcctctcctcctccccaaTCCCCCCACATCTTAATCCCTCCACTACTCTCTTCCTCTCCGGAAACCCTA TTTCAGGAAGATCATCAGAGCTAAAAGTTTTGCGCAATTATGTTAGTCTTGCTTCACCAGTTTATGCACAAAGATTCAGATCAGTGTTTAGCATGCAAAAGATGATTGGGCGAAGCTTACACTTGTCAG GAAGGAAGTTATTCACTGGAACTTTTATTGGAATTAGCATCTTAGGTGGACTGTTGCATCGCCCATCAAATATTGCTTATGCTATGGATGTGGATG ACTACGCCGAACCTTCAGGATATTTGAAGGATGATCTTAATACCTTTTGGGCTTTGACCAGGAAATTCCAGTTGCCTGTTGTTTTGCTTGTGATGGTGTTTTTGGGCTGGAGGCGTCCAGTAACACTTGTCGTTAATATCATACTTCTTCTCTTCTGTACAAGACCCAGTCCTTTCTCAATTTATATGTTTATTGAACAG CTGCGTCAGAGAGAGATGCGTCGGGATCCCAGCTTCCATAAAACAAAG TTCTTGTATGCAAGGAATGTCGAAGTTGAAGATTACAAGCTTCTTTGTATCGGCGAAGTTGAACTAAGAGACAAAAAGCTCCACGTCATCGGAATTTTGGGCGGCTGGTGGATTTTTAGTGTTTCGCATTTAGCATGA
- the LOC109716064 gene encoding uncharacterized protein LOC109716064 isoform X1, with protein sequence MMAWSIARAASLMKLRLRLSSSPIPPHLNPSTTLFLSGNPISGRSSELKVLRNYVSLASPVYAQRFRSVFSMQKMIGRSLHLSVNEWFHCVTIHVGRKLFTGTFIGISILGGLLHRPSNIAYAMDVDGSADYAEPSGYLKDDLNTFWALTRKFQLPVVLLVMVFLGWRRPVTLVVNIILLLFCTRPSPFSIYMFIEQLRQREMRRDPSFHKTKFLYARNVEVEDYKLLCIGEVELRDKKLHVIGILGGWWIFSVSHLA encoded by the exons ATGATGGCGTGGAGCATAGCGAGAGCGGCGTCGCTCATGAAGCTTCGGCTtcgcctctcctcctccccaaTCCCCCCACATCTTAATCCCTCCACTACTCTCTTCCTCTCCGGAAACCCTA TTTCAGGAAGATCATCAGAGCTAAAAGTTTTGCGCAATTATGTTAGTCTTGCTTCACCAGTTTATGCACAAAGATTCAGATCAGTGTTTAGCATGCAAAAGATGATTGGGCGAAGCTTACACTTGTCAG TGAACGAGTGGTTTCACTGTGTGACCATCCATGTAGGAAGGAAGTTATTCACTGGAACTTTTATTGGAATTAGCATCTTAGGTGGACTGTTGCATCGCCCATCAAATATTGCTTATGCTATGGATGTGGATG GTTCTGCAGACTACGCCGAACCTTCAGGATATTTGAAGGATGATCTTAATACCTTTTGGGCTTTGACCAGGAAATTCCAGTTGCCTGTTGTTTTGCTTGTGATGGTGTTTTTGGGCTGGAGGCGTCCAGTAACACTTGTCGTTAATATCATACTTCTTCTCTTCTGTACAAGACCCAGTCCTTTCTCAATTTATATGTTTATTGAACAG CTGCGTCAGAGAGAGATGCGTCGGGATCCCAGCTTCCATAAAACAAAG TTCTTGTATGCAAGGAATGTCGAAGTTGAAGATTACAAGCTTCTTTGTATCGGCGAAGTTGAACTAAGAGACAAAAAGCTCCACGTCATCGGAATTTTGGGCGGCTGGTGGATTTTTAGTGTTTCGCATTTAGCATGA
- the LOC109716064 gene encoding uncharacterized protein LOC109716064 isoform X3, with product MMAWSIARAASLMKLRLRLSSSPIPPHLNPSTTLFLSGNPISGRSSELKVLRNYVSLASPVYAQRFRSVFSMQKMIGRSLHLSGRKLFTGTFIGISILGGLLHRPSNIAYAMDVDGSADYAEPSGYLKDDLNTFWALTRKFQLPVVLLVMVFLGWRRPVTLVVNIILLLFCTRPSPFSIYMFIEQLRQREMRRDPSFHKTKFLYARNVEVEDYKLLCIGEVELRDKKLHVIGILGGWWIFSVSHLA from the exons ATGATGGCGTGGAGCATAGCGAGAGCGGCGTCGCTCATGAAGCTTCGGCTtcgcctctcctcctccccaaTCCCCCCACATCTTAATCCCTCCACTACTCTCTTCCTCTCCGGAAACCCTA TTTCAGGAAGATCATCAGAGCTAAAAGTTTTGCGCAATTATGTTAGTCTTGCTTCACCAGTTTATGCACAAAGATTCAGATCAGTGTTTAGCATGCAAAAGATGATTGGGCGAAGCTTACACTTGTCAG GAAGGAAGTTATTCACTGGAACTTTTATTGGAATTAGCATCTTAGGTGGACTGTTGCATCGCCCATCAAATATTGCTTATGCTATGGATGTGGATG GTTCTGCAGACTACGCCGAACCTTCAGGATATTTGAAGGATGATCTTAATACCTTTTGGGCTTTGACCAGGAAATTCCAGTTGCCTGTTGTTTTGCTTGTGATGGTGTTTTTGGGCTGGAGGCGTCCAGTAACACTTGTCGTTAATATCATACTTCTTCTCTTCTGTACAAGACCCAGTCCTTTCTCAATTTATATGTTTATTGAACAG CTGCGTCAGAGAGAGATGCGTCGGGATCCCAGCTTCCATAAAACAAAG TTCTTGTATGCAAGGAATGTCGAAGTTGAAGATTACAAGCTTCTTTGTATCGGCGAAGTTGAACTAAGAGACAAAAAGCTCCACGTCATCGGAATTTTGGGCGGCTGGTGGATTTTTAGTGTTTCGCATTTAGCATGA
- the LOC109716039 gene encoding pentatricopeptide repeat-containing protein At1g66345, mitochondrial — protein sequence MIRTFLYAVYSRCMHVTLHPLLRLVKSYSCCFFSFFFFFFMKATTVVRRTRTAFLHHLRPLTKSLLLLSLSTHANPNPHHPSPTTIATSSRSDHISAFLRTTAPTPSWETLTATFGSLHLTHPLVEAVLLDLREPPHAKKALAFFHWSSKRSPFYRRHSLRSYCVLVHILVRAGLLLDARALLESAILYRDSASGSPAPPLLGTLWSTYEAVVPGSRVFDLLVQTCAKMRLVDLAFDACSYFSDRGFTSSLISFNSMLRVAVKSSMNELAWKVFESMLQRRVYPNQTTVETMISLMCKEGSLREMVSVVERIHGKKCAPSVVANVALVLRIVDEGRIEEGILLLKRMLQKNIVFDDIVHSLVIHSHCRMGDLESAYQRREEMINKGCSMNAFVYTCFIGAHCDRGDIVESAKLMQEMVSIVGLKPYDQTYNFLIVGCFKTGRMEEGLTCYEKMREDGFLPSSSTCNKMMGALCESRDVNKANELLTELINRGFIPNEETYLVLIDGYGRIEEAEGVVKLYYEMEHRGLNPGPAVLAAVIQNLCKCNKLNQAEKFLAVMRQKTLAPTRCIYDALITCCCEQGNKKRALQFYDEMTRNKLIPSADAFMTLAKKLFIRKRETQSLRRKCSSSKTI from the coding sequence ATGATACGTACTTTTCTATATGCAGTATATAGCAGATGTATGCATGTAACCCTTCATCCCCTTCTCCGACTCGTCAAAAGTTatagctgctgcttcttctccttcttcttcttcttcttcatgaaGGCCACCACCGTCGTTCGCAGAACTCGCACCGCattcctccaccacctccgaCCCCTAACCaaatccctcctcctcctctccctctccaccCACGCCAACCCCAATCCCCATCACCCCTCCCCCACCACCATTGCCACCTCCTCACGGAGCGACCACATCTCCGCGTTCCTGCGAACCACAGCGCCAACCCCGTCCTGGGAAACCCTAACCGCCACCTTCGGATCCCTCCATCTCACCCACCCTCTCGTCGAAGCCGTGCTCCTCGACCTCAGGGAACCCCCCCACGCCAAAAAGGCCCTGGCTTTTTTCCACTGGTCCTCAAAGCGGAGCCCTTTTTACCGCCGCCACAGCCTCCGCTCCTACTGCGTCCTCGTCCACATCCTCGTCCGCGCGGGGCTCCTCCTCGACGCGCGCGCGCTGCTCGAATCGGCCATCTTGTACAGGGACTCGGCGTCGGGGTCGCCGGCTCCACCTCTTTTGGGCACGCTTTGGTCCACCTACGAAGCCGTTGTTCCCGGCTCGCGCGTCTTCGATCTCCTGGTCCAAACCTGCGCCAAGATGAGGCTCGTCGATCTCGCTTTCGATGCTTGTAGCTACTTCAGCGATCGAGGGTTCACTTCGAGCCTGATCAGCTTCAATTCCATGCTCCGTGTGGCGGTGAAATCGAGCATGAATGAGTTGGCGTGGAAGGTGTTTGAGTCTATGCTCCAGAGAAGAGTGTACCCGAATCAGACCACCGTTGAGACCATGATCAGTTTGATGTGTAAAGAGGGGAGTTTGCGCGAGATGGTAAGTGTAGTGGAGAGAATTCACGGTAAGAAGTGCGCGCCGAGCGTGGTCGCTAATGTTGCATTGGTGTTGAGGATTGTAGACGAGGGTAGGATCGAAGAAGGGATTTTGCTTTTGAAGAGGATGCTGCAGAAGAACATCGTGTTCGACGATATTGTGCACTCTTTGGTTATACATTCTCATTGCCGGATGGGTGATTTGGAATCCGCTTATCAGCGGCGTGAAGAGATGATCAACAAAGGATGTAGCATGAATGCCTTTGTGTATACCTGCTTCATAGGAGCTCATTGCGATCGAGGTGACATTGTGGAGTCCGCAAAGTTGATGCAAGAGATGGTATCTATAGTTGGATTGAAGCCATATGATCAGACCTATAATTTTCTTATTGTGGGGTGTTTCAAAACAGGGAGAATGGAAGAGGGCTTGACCTGCTATGAGAAGATGCGCGAAGATGGCTTCTTGCCTAGTAGTTCGACATGCAATAAAATGATGGGCGCGCTTTGCGAATCGCGAGATGTCAACAAGGCGAATGAATTACTTACCGAGTTGATCAATAGAGGATTTATTCCTAACGAAGAGACATATTTAGTACTCATTGACGGGTACGGGAGAATCGAAGAAGCCGAAGGGGTTGTTAAGCTCTACTATGAGATGGAGCACAGAGGGCTTAATCCCGGCCCGGCAGTTCTTGCTGCAGTTATTCAGAATCTCTGTAAATGCAACAAGTTGAATCAAGCAGAGAAGTTTTTAGCTGTGATGAGGCAGAAAACATTGGCTCCCACTAGGTGTATATATGATGCGCTGATCACGTGTTGTTGTGAACAGGGTAATAAGAAGAGGGCGCTTCAGTTCTATGATGAGATGACAAGAAATAAGCTGATTCCCTCAGCTGATGCTTTTATGACACTCGCGAAGAAATTGTTCATAAGAAAGCGTGAAACTCAAAGCTTGCGGAGAAAATgttcatcatcaaaaacaatatGA
- the LOC109716064 gene encoding uncharacterized protein LOC109716064 isoform X2 translates to MMAWSIARAASLMKLRLRLSSSPIPPHLNPSTTLFLSGNPISGRSSELKVLRNYVSLASPVYAQRFRSVFSMQKMIGRSLHLSVNEWFHCVTIHVGRKLFTGTFIGISILGGLLHRPSNIAYAMDVDDYAEPSGYLKDDLNTFWALTRKFQLPVVLLVMVFLGWRRPVTLVVNIILLLFCTRPSPFSIYMFIEQLRQREMRRDPSFHKTKFLYARNVEVEDYKLLCIGEVELRDKKLHVIGILGGWWIFSVSHLA, encoded by the exons ATGATGGCGTGGAGCATAGCGAGAGCGGCGTCGCTCATGAAGCTTCGGCTtcgcctctcctcctccccaaTCCCCCCACATCTTAATCCCTCCACTACTCTCTTCCTCTCCGGAAACCCTA TTTCAGGAAGATCATCAGAGCTAAAAGTTTTGCGCAATTATGTTAGTCTTGCTTCACCAGTTTATGCACAAAGATTCAGATCAGTGTTTAGCATGCAAAAGATGATTGGGCGAAGCTTACACTTGTCAG TGAACGAGTGGTTTCACTGTGTGACCATCCATGTAGGAAGGAAGTTATTCACTGGAACTTTTATTGGAATTAGCATCTTAGGTGGACTGTTGCATCGCCCATCAAATATTGCTTATGCTATGGATGTGGATG ACTACGCCGAACCTTCAGGATATTTGAAGGATGATCTTAATACCTTTTGGGCTTTGACCAGGAAATTCCAGTTGCCTGTTGTTTTGCTTGTGATGGTGTTTTTGGGCTGGAGGCGTCCAGTAACACTTGTCGTTAATATCATACTTCTTCTCTTCTGTACAAGACCCAGTCCTTTCTCAATTTATATGTTTATTGAACAG CTGCGTCAGAGAGAGATGCGTCGGGATCCCAGCTTCCATAAAACAAAG TTCTTGTATGCAAGGAATGTCGAAGTTGAAGATTACAAGCTTCTTTGTATCGGCGAAGTTGAACTAAGAGACAAAAAGCTCCACGTCATCGGAATTTTGGGCGGCTGGTGGATTTTTAGTGTTTCGCATTTAGCATGA
- the LOC109716066 gene encoding universal stress protein PHOS32-like isoform X2 translates to MAMRNVGVAVDFSPCSKAALRWASTNLVRSGDRLVLVYVNTNYQIEQGVIHLWEQNGSPFIPLNEFSDPSITKRYGVSPDNEALEILGQAYQKGVEVVAKIYWGDPTKKLCEAIEQIPLHCLVVGNRGLSKIKRFIYTCE, encoded by the exons ATGGCGATGAGGAATGTCGGAGTGGCTGTGGATTTCTCTCCATGCAGCAAAGCAGCACTTAGGTGGGCATCGACCAACCTTGTGAGGAGCGGCGATCGCCTTGTACTTGTATATGTCAACACTAACTACCAGATTGAGCAAGGGGTGATTCATCTATGGGAGCAAAATGGTTCAC CTTTCATACCTTTGAATGAATTCTCCGATCCCTCCATTACCAAGAGATATGGCGTGTCGCCAGACAATGAAGCACTCGAAATTCTGGGTCAGGCGTATCAGAAAGGG GTAGAAGTTGTTGCTAAGATATATTGGGGCGATCCGACGAAGAAGCTATGCGAAGCAATTGAGCAGATCCCATTGCACTGCCTAGTCGTAGGAAACAGAGGGTTAAGCAAAATTAAAAG GTTCATATACACTTGCGAGTAA
- the LOC109716066 gene encoding universal stress protein PHOS32-like isoform X1 — protein sequence MAMRNVGVAVDFSPCSKAALRWASTNLVRSGDRLVLVYVNTNYQIEQGVIHLWEQNGSPFIPLNEFSDPSITKRYGVSPDNEALEILGQAYQKGVEVVAKIYWGDPTKKLCEAIEQIPLHCLVVGNRGLSKIKRALLGSVSSYVVNHATCPVTVVKETTF from the exons ATGGCGATGAGGAATGTCGGAGTGGCTGTGGATTTCTCTCCATGCAGCAAAGCAGCACTTAGGTGGGCATCGACCAACCTTGTGAGGAGCGGCGATCGCCTTGTACTTGTATATGTCAACACTAACTACCAGATTGAGCAAGGGGTGATTCATCTATGGGAGCAAAATGGTTCAC CTTTCATACCTTTGAATGAATTCTCCGATCCCTCCATTACCAAGAGATATGGCGTGTCGCCAGACAATGAAGCACTCGAAATTCTGGGTCAGGCGTATCAGAAAGGG GTAGAAGTTGTTGCTAAGATATATTGGGGCGATCCGACGAAGAAGCTATGCGAAGCAATTGAGCAGATCCCATTGCACTGCCTAGTCGTAGGAAACAGAGGGTTAAGCAAAATTAAAAG GGCTCTCCTGGGAAGCGTAAGCAGCTACGTCGTGAACCATGCAACTTGCCCAGTGACAGTAGTGAAAGAAACTACCTTCTGA